In Acidovorax sp. 106, the following proteins share a genomic window:
- the hsdR gene encoding type I restriction-modification system endonuclease, producing MSTSNFSFLTSHSPLLAELGATAERLYPYDPASCVLKLRLLAESLTQEVADRIGLTVGQSTQAELLRAVDQRLGLDAQVRQMLHVLRQRGNEAAHQVNHRIGYREGLESLKLARELALWFHRTFGNAPQFKPGPFVLPDDPSQKLVTLQRQITALQGQLQQTQTAQAAQAELAQLLEAQAAQERDMAQRAQEERAIYEQLAEDASQRLADLQTALQERQRADAAAKAAAPAATIATIATIATTATTATTATTAQGDAAALRLWAERSAQAAQQVQMDEAATRLLIDQQLIDAGWEADTVHSTHARGARPEKGKNKAIAEWPTQGKQSADYILFAGLTPIAAVEAKRLNTNVAGKIPQAERYARGLPLAPEHQPAWAVEGRAAPWPDGEGGSFQLPFVYSCNGRPLIKQSPEASGTWHRDVRQTANLRKVLPGFHSPQGLLDQLTRSKADAQARLAQESFAYLRLRDYQVKAIAAVEAALAQGQSNCLLAMATGTGKTRTIIGLMYRFLKAERFRRILFLVDRTALGTQAMDNFNEAPLEQDQPLSKIYNIADLGDMAAQAETRVQVATVQAMARRILGSDNPPPLDAYDCIIVDEAHRGYTLDQDMTEGELALRDPAQYLSSYRRVLDYFDAAKIGLTATPAQHTSEIFGKPVYTYSYREAVADDWLIDYEPPIRYETLLSKHGIHFAKGDTVESLNLSTGEIEAAELDDELHFEVESFNRRVINEDFNRIICEQLAQELDPLGEEKTMVFCATDAHADMVVRLLGQAFEGIYGEQYNQAAVQKITGACDKVDQLIRRYKNERFPSIAVTVDLLTTGIDVPAICHLVFMRRVKSRILYEQMIGRATRRCDDIGKTVFKIYDPVDLYATLQSVNTMKPLVKNPQVDMEQLLDELNHPTAYTAPGSAPGRSHAHDVLDELNQKLMRVLRSAQHKADKHPALKERLDALEQQWGVPPVELHRHPPHPRAVGQGLSRRAGAARPERRARRRAAAPPAGPARHGGARVQSRCGQGAGPQGGGCGRYVVKMAASTYKTSAGSY from the coding sequence ATGAGTACGAGCAACTTCAGTTTTCTGACCTCCCACTCCCCCTTGCTGGCCGAGCTGGGCGCCACCGCCGAACGCCTCTACCCCTACGACCCCGCCAGTTGCGTCCTCAAGCTGCGCCTGCTGGCCGAAAGCCTCACGCAAGAGGTGGCTGACCGCATTGGCCTCACGGTGGGCCAAAGCACCCAGGCCGAGCTGCTGCGCGCCGTGGACCAGCGCCTGGGGCTGGACGCGCAGGTGCGCCAGATGTTGCATGTGCTGCGCCAGCGCGGCAACGAGGCCGCGCACCAGGTCAACCACCGCATTGGCTACCGCGAGGGGCTCGAATCCCTCAAGCTCGCCCGCGAGCTGGCCCTGTGGTTCCACCGCACCTTTGGCAACGCGCCGCAGTTCAAGCCCGGCCCGTTTGTCCTGCCCGACGACCCCAGCCAAAAGCTCGTCACCCTGCAGCGGCAAATCACCGCGCTGCAAGGCCAACTGCAGCAAACCCAGACCGCCCAAGCGGCCCAGGCAGAACTGGCCCAACTGCTCGAAGCCCAGGCCGCGCAAGAGCGCGACATGGCCCAGCGCGCGCAAGAAGAGCGCGCCATTTACGAACAACTGGCCGAAGACGCCAGCCAGCGCCTGGCCGACCTGCAAACAGCCCTGCAAGAACGCCAGCGCGCCGACGCCGCAGCCAAGGCCGCAGCCCCCGCAGCCACCATAGCCACCATAGCCACCATAGCCACCACAGCCACCACAGCCACCACAGCCACCACAGCGCAGGGCGACGCCGCTGCCCTGCGCCTGTGGGCCGAGCGCTCAGCCCAGGCCGCCCAGCAAGTGCAGATGGACGAGGCCGCCACCCGGCTGCTGATCGACCAACAGCTCATCGACGCTGGCTGGGAGGCCGACACCGTCCACAGCACCCACGCCCGAGGCGCCCGCCCCGAAAAAGGCAAAAACAAAGCCATTGCCGAGTGGCCCACCCAGGGCAAGCAAAGCGCCGACTACATCCTGTTTGCCGGGCTCACCCCCATTGCAGCGGTCGAGGCCAAGCGCCTGAACACCAACGTGGCGGGCAAAATTCCGCAGGCCGAGCGCTACGCCCGGGGCCTGCCATTGGCCCCTGAGCACCAGCCCGCCTGGGCGGTGGAGGGCCGCGCCGCCCCCTGGCCCGATGGCGAAGGCGGCAGCTTTCAGTTGCCGTTTGTGTACTCGTGCAATGGCCGCCCGCTCATCAAGCAAAGCCCCGAGGCCAGCGGCACCTGGCACCGCGACGTGCGCCAAACCGCCAACCTGCGCAAGGTGCTGCCCGGCTTTCACTCGCCCCAGGGCCTGCTCGACCAACTCACCCGCTCCAAAGCCGACGCCCAGGCCCGCTTGGCGCAAGAGAGCTTTGCCTACCTGCGCCTGCGCGACTACCAGGTCAAAGCCATTGCGGCCGTCGAAGCGGCCTTGGCCCAGGGCCAAAGCAACTGCCTGCTCGCCATGGCCACCGGCACCGGCAAAACCCGCACCATCATTGGCCTGATGTACCGGTTCTTGAAGGCCGAGCGCTTTCGCCGCATCTTGTTTTTGGTGGACCGCACCGCCCTGGGCACCCAGGCCATGGACAACTTCAATGAAGCCCCGCTGGAGCAAGACCAGCCCCTGTCCAAGATCTACAACATTGCCGACCTGGGCGACATGGCCGCCCAGGCCGAAACCCGCGTGCAAGTGGCCACCGTGCAGGCCATGGCGCGCCGCATTTTGGGCAGCGACAACCCGCCCCCGCTCGATGCCTACGACTGCATCATCGTGGACGAAGCCCACCGTGGCTACACGCTCGACCAAGACATGACCGAGGGCGAACTCGCCCTGCGCGACCCGGCCCAGTACCTCAGCAGCTACCGCCGCGTGCTCGACTACTTTGACGCCGCCAAAATCGGCCTGACTGCCACCCCCGCCCAGCACACCAGCGAGATTTTTGGCAAACCGGTCTACACCTACTCCTACCGCGAAGCCGTGGCCGACGACTGGCTCATCGACTACGAGCCGCCCATCCGCTACGAAACCCTGCTCAGCAAGCACGGCATCCACTTCGCCAAGGGCGACACGGTAGAGAGCCTGAACCTCAGCACCGGCGAGATCGAAGCCGCCGAGCTCGACGACGAGCTGCACTTTGAGGTGGAGAGCTTCAACCGCCGCGTCATCAACGAAGACTTCAACCGCATCATCTGCGAGCAACTGGCCCAGGAGCTGGACCCGCTGGGCGAAGAAAAAACCATGGTTTTTTGCGCCACCGATGCGCACGCCGACATGGTGGTGCGCCTGCTGGGCCAGGCGTTTGAGGGCATCTACGGCGAGCAATACAACCAGGCCGCCGTGCAAAAAATCACCGGCGCGTGTGACAAGGTAGACCAGCTGATTCGCCGCTACAAAAACGAACGCTTTCCCAGCATCGCCGTCACCGTAGACCTGCTCACCACCGGCATCGACGTGCCCGCCATCTGCCACTTGGTGTTCATGCGCCGGGTGAAGTCGCGCATCTTGTACGAGCAGATGATTGGCCGCGCCACCCGCCGCTGCGACGACATTGGCAAAACCGTCTTCAAGATTTACGACCCGGTGGACCTGTACGCCACCCTGCAAAGCGTCAACACCATGAAGCCGCTGGTCAAAAACCCGCAGGTCGACATGGAGCAACTGCTCGACGAACTGAACCACCCCACCGCCTACACCGCCCCCGGCAGCGCACCTGGCCGCAGCCACGCGCACGACGTGCTCGACGAGCTGAACCAAAAGCTCATGCGCGTGCTGCGCAGCGCCCAGCACAAGGCCGACAAACACCCTGCGCTGAAAGAGCGGCTGGACGCGCTAGAGCAGCAATGGGGCGTGCCGCCTGTAGAGCTGCACCGCCACCCGCCTCACCCCCGCGCTGTTGGCCAAGGCCTTTCGCGGCGAGCTGGTGCCGCAAGACCCGAACGACGAGCCCGCCGCCGAGCTGCTGCGCCGCCTGCAGGCCCAGCGCGCCACGGCGGCGCCCGCGTCCAAAGCC